A region of Oncorhynchus masou masou isolate Uvic2021 chromosome 29, UVic_Omas_1.1, whole genome shotgun sequence DNA encodes the following proteins:
- the cnot10 gene encoding CCR4-NOT transcription complex subunit 10 isoform X2: MADNNTDQEKAIAANALEAFTAGNYEESLKHLGKLQELNKEDYKIALNKAIAEFYKSGQTTTCTLKQTLIAMKNQVHTSMEDIDGLDDVENSLLYYNQAIIHYHMRQYSEAIAIGERLYQFLEPFEKFALAVCFLLVDLYLLTYQPEKALHLLAVLEKLSVQGNNKNGKGEVIFQAQCKFYIHRDPVVEAADLIQDNLRELTGGQSVNSANKDGRNQKAEFIGMIEAAKSKMHQYKVRAYIQMKSSKACKREIKSVMNTAGNSASSLFLKSNFEYLRGNYRKAVKLLNSSNIAEHPGAIKTGECVRCMFWNNLGCIHFAMGKHNLGIFYFKKALQENDHTCAQLGDGGATGNGQCESTTGFNAIQSHRTVSRTQIKPRLGLKTKQFSGIPMCALLANKRYELLYNCGIQLLHIGRPLAAFDCLMDAVQVYHSNPGLWLRLAECCIAANKGSLEQDNKGLPSKKGIVQAIVGQGYHRKIILASQSTQNTIYSDGQSAAIPVASMEFAAICLRNGLVLLPDHQQQENKAENGSKTTSQSGSTESGSENSDACSGKGQEGDKFLSAAPSSPLRKQEVENLRCSLLACSAYVALVLGDNLMALNHAEKLLHQTKLSGSLKFLGHLYAAEALISLDRISEAIGHLNPENVTDVSMGVLSSEQDQGPDKGDLEPVESSGKQTPLCYPSTVSSARAIMLFNLGSAYCLRSEYEKARKCLHQAASMVNTKEIPPEAILLAVYLELQNGNTQLALQIIKRNQLLPSVLQAPSPDTRKKPVPSSFQPVQPPIQMPSPFTTVQRK; this comes from the exons ATGGCAGATAACAACACAG ACCAAGAAAAAGCAATAGCTGCAAATGCGTTGGAGGCGTTTACG GCTGGAAACTATGAGGAATCTTTGAAACATCTTGGGAAGCTGCAAGAGTTGAACAAGGAGGACTACAAGATTGCTTTGAATAAAGCAATAGCTGAATTCTACAAGAGTGGCCAAACCACCACATGCACCCTGAAGCAGACTCTTATTGCAATGAAAAACCAG GTTCACACTTCAATGGAGGATATTGATGGTTTGGATGATGTAGAAAACAGTCTTCTCTACTACAATCAAGCTATCATTCACTACCACATGAGACAGTACTCCGAAGCTATTGCTATTGGAGAGAGGCTGTACCAGTTTCTGGAGCCGTTTG AGAAGTTTGCTCTGGCGGTCTGCTTCTTGCTGGTGGATCTGTACCTGCTAACGTACCAGCCAGAGAAGGCCCTCCATCTCCTTGCTGTGTTGGAGAAACTGTCTGTACAGGGAAACAACAAGAACGGCAAAGGGGAG GTAATATTTCAGGCACAGTGCAAGTTCTACATTCACAGGGACCCGGTAGTGGAGGCAGCAGACCTCATTCAGGATAATCTCAGGGAGCTTACTGGAGGACAG AGTGTCAACAGCGCCAACAAAGATGGTCGGAACCAGAAGGCAGAGTTCATTGGCATGATCGAAGCGGCAAAATCCAAAATGCACCAG TACAAAGTGCGAGCGTACATTCAGATGAAGTCATCAAAGGCCTGCAAAAGGGAGATCAAGTCTGTGATGAACACAGCAGGGAAT TCTGCTTCCTCACTCTTCCTCAAGAGTAACTTTGAGTACCTGAGAGGAAACTACCGCAAAGCAGTGAAGCTCTTAAACAGCTCCAACATCGCAGAGCACCCTGGGGCCATCAAAACAG GTGAATGTGTGcgctgtatgttctggaacaatCTGGGTTGCATACACTTTGCCATGGGAAAACACAACCTAGGTATATTCTACTTCAAAAAGGCCCTGCAGGAGAACGACCACACGTGTGCACAGCTGGGGGACGGTGGGGCGACGGGGAACGGGCAATGTGAGTCAACAACTGGGTTTAACGCCATTCAAAGCCACAGGACAGTTTctcggacacagattaagcctcgtCTTGGACTTAAAA cTAAGCAGTTCTCGGGCATCCCCATGTGTGCGCTGCTAGCCAACAAGCGTTATGAGCTGCTGTATAACTGTGGGATCCAGCTGCTGCACATCGGCCGTCCCCTGGCGGCTTTCGACTGTCTGATGGATGCTGTGCAGGTGTACCACTCTAACCCTGGCCTCTGGTTACGGTTGGCTGAGTGCTGCATTGCTGCCAACAAGGGT AGCTTAGAACAAGACAACAAGGGTCTTCCGAGTAAAAAGGGTATCGTTCAGGCCATCGTTGGGCAGGGCTACCATCGCAAGATCATCCTGGCATCACAGTCCACCCAGAACACAATCTACAG tgATGGGCAGTCTGCAGCCATTCCGGTGGCCAGTATGGAGTTTGCAGCGATCTGTCTGAGGAACGGCCTGGTCCTCCTCCCTGATCACCAGCAGCAGGAGAACAAGGCAGAGAACGGCTCCAAGAcaaccagccagtcaggcagCACAGAGAGCGGCTCAGAGAACAGCGACGCCTGCAG TGGGAAGGGTCAAGAAGGAGACAAGTTCCTTTCTGCAGCACCATCTTCACCTCTGAGGAAACAGGAGGTTGAAAACCTCAG GTGTTCCCTCCTGGCCTGCAGTGCCTACGTGGCCCTGGTGTTAGGAGACAACCTGATGGCCCTGAACCATGCAGAGAAGCTCCTTCACCAGACCAAGCTGTCTGGATCACTCAA gttCCTGGGACACCTGTATGCTGCAGAGGCCCTCATATCCCTGGACCGGATCTCAGAGGCCATAGGTCACCTCAACCCAGAGAATGTCACTGATGTCTCCATGGGGGTGTTGTCCAGCGAGCAGGACCAAG GGCCAGATAAAGGGGATCTGGAGCCTGTCgagtcat CAGGGAAGCAGACTCCTCTGTGTTACCCCAGCACAGTGAGCTCAGCCCGGGCCATAATGCTGTTCAACCTGGGCAGTGCCTATTGTCTGAGGAGTGAGTACGAGAAGGCCCGCAAGTGCCTGCATCAG GCCGCCTCCATGGTGAACACCAAGGAGATTCCTCCTGAAGCCATCTTACTGGCTGTCTACCTGGAGCTGCAGAACG ggaACACACAGCTTGCCCTGCAGATCATCAAACGTAACCAGCTCCTCCCCTCAGTGCTCCAGGCGCCCTCTCCAGACACACGAAAGAAGCCTGTTCCCTCCTCCTTCCAGCCTGTCCAACCACCCATCCAGATGCCCTCACCCTTCACAACAGTCCAGCGCAAATGA
- the cnot10 gene encoding CCR4-NOT transcription complex subunit 10 isoform X6 has protein sequence MADNNTDQEKAIAANALEAFTAGNYEESLKHLGKLQELNKEDYKIALNKAIAEFYKSGQTTTCTLKQTLIAMKNQVHTSMEDIDGLDDVENSLLYYNQAIIHYHMRQYSEAIAIGERLYQFLEPFEKFALAVCFLLVDLYLLTYQPEKALHLLAVLEKLSVQGNNKNGKGESVNSANKDGRNQKAEFIGMIEAAKSKMHQYKVRAYIQMKSSKACKREIKSVMNTAGNSASSLFLKSNFEYLRGNYRKAVKLLNSSNIAEHPGAIKTGECVRCMFWNNLGCIHFAMGKHNLGIFYFKKALQENDHTCAQLGDGGATGNGQSKQFSGIPMCALLANKRYELLYNCGIQLLHIGRPLAAFDCLMDAVQVYHSNPGLWLRLAECCIAANKGSLEQDNKGLPSKKGIVQAIVGQGYHRKIILASQSTQNTIYSDGQSAAIPVASMEFAAICLRNGLVLLPDHQQQENKAENGSKTTSQSGSTESGSENSDACSGKGQEGDKFLSAAPSSPLRKQEVENLRCSLLACSAYVALVLGDNLMALNHAEKLLHQTKLSGSLKFLGHLYAAEALISLDRISEAIGHLNPENVTDVSMGVLSSEQDQGPDKGDLEPVESSGKQTPLCYPSTVSSARAIMLFNLGSAYCLRSEYEKARKCLHQAASMVNTKEIPPEAILLAVYLELQNGNTQLALQIIKRNQLLPSVLQAPSPDTRKKPVPSSFQPVQPPIQMPSPFTTVQRK, from the exons ATGGCAGATAACAACACAG ACCAAGAAAAAGCAATAGCTGCAAATGCGTTGGAGGCGTTTACG GCTGGAAACTATGAGGAATCTTTGAAACATCTTGGGAAGCTGCAAGAGTTGAACAAGGAGGACTACAAGATTGCTTTGAATAAAGCAATAGCTGAATTCTACAAGAGTGGCCAAACCACCACATGCACCCTGAAGCAGACTCTTATTGCAATGAAAAACCAG GTTCACACTTCAATGGAGGATATTGATGGTTTGGATGATGTAGAAAACAGTCTTCTCTACTACAATCAAGCTATCATTCACTACCACATGAGACAGTACTCCGAAGCTATTGCTATTGGAGAGAGGCTGTACCAGTTTCTGGAGCCGTTTG AGAAGTTTGCTCTGGCGGTCTGCTTCTTGCTGGTGGATCTGTACCTGCTAACGTACCAGCCAGAGAAGGCCCTCCATCTCCTTGCTGTGTTGGAGAAACTGTCTGTACAGGGAAACAACAAGAACGGCAAAGGGGAG AGTGTCAACAGCGCCAACAAAGATGGTCGGAACCAGAAGGCAGAGTTCATTGGCATGATCGAAGCGGCAAAATCCAAAATGCACCAG TACAAAGTGCGAGCGTACATTCAGATGAAGTCATCAAAGGCCTGCAAAAGGGAGATCAAGTCTGTGATGAACACAGCAGGGAAT TCTGCTTCCTCACTCTTCCTCAAGAGTAACTTTGAGTACCTGAGAGGAAACTACCGCAAAGCAGTGAAGCTCTTAAACAGCTCCAACATCGCAGAGCACCCTGGGGCCATCAAAACAG GTGAATGTGTGcgctgtatgttctggaacaatCTGGGTTGCATACACTTTGCCATGGGAAAACACAACCTAGGTATATTCTACTTCAAAAAGGCCCTGCAGGAGAACGACCACACGTGTGCACAGCTGGGGGACGGTGGGGCGACGGGGAACGGGCAAT cTAAGCAGTTCTCGGGCATCCCCATGTGTGCGCTGCTAGCCAACAAGCGTTATGAGCTGCTGTATAACTGTGGGATCCAGCTGCTGCACATCGGCCGTCCCCTGGCGGCTTTCGACTGTCTGATGGATGCTGTGCAGGTGTACCACTCTAACCCTGGCCTCTGGTTACGGTTGGCTGAGTGCTGCATTGCTGCCAACAAGGGT AGCTTAGAACAAGACAACAAGGGTCTTCCGAGTAAAAAGGGTATCGTTCAGGCCATCGTTGGGCAGGGCTACCATCGCAAGATCATCCTGGCATCACAGTCCACCCAGAACACAATCTACAG tgATGGGCAGTCTGCAGCCATTCCGGTGGCCAGTATGGAGTTTGCAGCGATCTGTCTGAGGAACGGCCTGGTCCTCCTCCCTGATCACCAGCAGCAGGAGAACAAGGCAGAGAACGGCTCCAAGAcaaccagccagtcaggcagCACAGAGAGCGGCTCAGAGAACAGCGACGCCTGCAG TGGGAAGGGTCAAGAAGGAGACAAGTTCCTTTCTGCAGCACCATCTTCACCTCTGAGGAAACAGGAGGTTGAAAACCTCAG GTGTTCCCTCCTGGCCTGCAGTGCCTACGTGGCCCTGGTGTTAGGAGACAACCTGATGGCCCTGAACCATGCAGAGAAGCTCCTTCACCAGACCAAGCTGTCTGGATCACTCAA gttCCTGGGACACCTGTATGCTGCAGAGGCCCTCATATCCCTGGACCGGATCTCAGAGGCCATAGGTCACCTCAACCCAGAGAATGTCACTGATGTCTCCATGGGGGTGTTGTCCAGCGAGCAGGACCAAG GGCCAGATAAAGGGGATCTGGAGCCTGTCgagtcat CAGGGAAGCAGACTCCTCTGTGTTACCCCAGCACAGTGAGCTCAGCCCGGGCCATAATGCTGTTCAACCTGGGCAGTGCCTATTGTCTGAGGAGTGAGTACGAGAAGGCCCGCAAGTGCCTGCATCAG GCCGCCTCCATGGTGAACACCAAGGAGATTCCTCCTGAAGCCATCTTACTGGCTGTCTACCTGGAGCTGCAGAACG ggaACACACAGCTTGCCCTGCAGATCATCAAACGTAACCAGCTCCTCCCCTCAGTGCTCCAGGCGCCCTCTCCAGACACACGAAAGAAGCCTGTTCCCTCCTCCTTCCAGCCTGTCCAACCACCCATCCAGATGCCCTCACCCTTCACAACAGTCCAGCGCAAATGA
- the cnot10 gene encoding CCR4-NOT transcription complex subunit 10 isoform X5, translating into MADNNTDQEKAIAANALEAFTAGNYEESLKHLGKLQELNKEDYKIALNKAIAEFYKSGQTTTCTLKQTLIAMKNQVHTSMEDIDGLDDVENSLLYYNQAIIHYHMRQYSEAIAIGERLYQFLEPFEEKFALAVCFLLVDLYLLTYQPEKALHLLAVLEKLSVQGNNKNGKGESVNSANKDGRNQKAEFIGMIEAAKSKMHQYKVRAYIQMKSSKACKREIKSVMNTAGNSASSLFLKSNFEYLRGNYRKAVKLLNSSNIAEHPGAIKTGECVRCMFWNNLGCIHFAMGKHNLGIFYFKKALQENDHTCAQLGDGGATGNGQSKQFSGIPMCALLANKRYELLYNCGIQLLHIGRPLAAFDCLMDAVQVYHSNPGLWLRLAECCIAANKGSLEQDNKGLPSKKGIVQAIVGQGYHRKIILASQSTQNTIYSDGQSAAIPVASMEFAAICLRNGLVLLPDHQQQENKAENGSKTTSQSGSTESGSENSDACSGKGQEGDKFLSAAPSSPLRKQEVENLRCSLLACSAYVALVLGDNLMALNHAEKLLHQTKLSGSLKFLGHLYAAEALISLDRISEAIGHLNPENVTDVSMGVLSSEQDQGPDKGDLEPVESSGKQTPLCYPSTVSSARAIMLFNLGSAYCLRSEYEKARKCLHQAASMVNTKEIPPEAILLAVYLELQNGNTQLALQIIKRNQLLPSVLQAPSPDTRKKPVPSSFQPVQPPIQMPSPFTTVQRK; encoded by the exons ATGGCAGATAACAACACAG ACCAAGAAAAAGCAATAGCTGCAAATGCGTTGGAGGCGTTTACG GCTGGAAACTATGAGGAATCTTTGAAACATCTTGGGAAGCTGCAAGAGTTGAACAAGGAGGACTACAAGATTGCTTTGAATAAAGCAATAGCTGAATTCTACAAGAGTGGCCAAACCACCACATGCACCCTGAAGCAGACTCTTATTGCAATGAAAAACCAG GTTCACACTTCAATGGAGGATATTGATGGTTTGGATGATGTAGAAAACAGTCTTCTCTACTACAATCAAGCTATCATTCACTACCACATGAGACAGTACTCCGAAGCTATTGCTATTGGAGAGAGGCTGTACCAGTTTCTGGAGCCGTTTG AAGAGAAGTTTGCTCTGGCGGTCTGCTTCTTGCTGGTGGATCTGTACCTGCTAACGTACCAGCCAGAGAAGGCCCTCCATCTCCTTGCTGTGTTGGAGAAACTGTCTGTACAGGGAAACAACAAGAACGGCAAAGGGGAG AGTGTCAACAGCGCCAACAAAGATGGTCGGAACCAGAAGGCAGAGTTCATTGGCATGATCGAAGCGGCAAAATCCAAAATGCACCAG TACAAAGTGCGAGCGTACATTCAGATGAAGTCATCAAAGGCCTGCAAAAGGGAGATCAAGTCTGTGATGAACACAGCAGGGAAT TCTGCTTCCTCACTCTTCCTCAAGAGTAACTTTGAGTACCTGAGAGGAAACTACCGCAAAGCAGTGAAGCTCTTAAACAGCTCCAACATCGCAGAGCACCCTGGGGCCATCAAAACAG GTGAATGTGTGcgctgtatgttctggaacaatCTGGGTTGCATACACTTTGCCATGGGAAAACACAACCTAGGTATATTCTACTTCAAAAAGGCCCTGCAGGAGAACGACCACACGTGTGCACAGCTGGGGGACGGTGGGGCGACGGGGAACGGGCAAT cTAAGCAGTTCTCGGGCATCCCCATGTGTGCGCTGCTAGCCAACAAGCGTTATGAGCTGCTGTATAACTGTGGGATCCAGCTGCTGCACATCGGCCGTCCCCTGGCGGCTTTCGACTGTCTGATGGATGCTGTGCAGGTGTACCACTCTAACCCTGGCCTCTGGTTACGGTTGGCTGAGTGCTGCATTGCTGCCAACAAGGGT AGCTTAGAACAAGACAACAAGGGTCTTCCGAGTAAAAAGGGTATCGTTCAGGCCATCGTTGGGCAGGGCTACCATCGCAAGATCATCCTGGCATCACAGTCCACCCAGAACACAATCTACAG tgATGGGCAGTCTGCAGCCATTCCGGTGGCCAGTATGGAGTTTGCAGCGATCTGTCTGAGGAACGGCCTGGTCCTCCTCCCTGATCACCAGCAGCAGGAGAACAAGGCAGAGAACGGCTCCAAGAcaaccagccagtcaggcagCACAGAGAGCGGCTCAGAGAACAGCGACGCCTGCAG TGGGAAGGGTCAAGAAGGAGACAAGTTCCTTTCTGCAGCACCATCTTCACCTCTGAGGAAACAGGAGGTTGAAAACCTCAG GTGTTCCCTCCTGGCCTGCAGTGCCTACGTGGCCCTGGTGTTAGGAGACAACCTGATGGCCCTGAACCATGCAGAGAAGCTCCTTCACCAGACCAAGCTGTCTGGATCACTCAA gttCCTGGGACACCTGTATGCTGCAGAGGCCCTCATATCCCTGGACCGGATCTCAGAGGCCATAGGTCACCTCAACCCAGAGAATGTCACTGATGTCTCCATGGGGGTGTTGTCCAGCGAGCAGGACCAAG GGCCAGATAAAGGGGATCTGGAGCCTGTCgagtcat CAGGGAAGCAGACTCCTCTGTGTTACCCCAGCACAGTGAGCTCAGCCCGGGCCATAATGCTGTTCAACCTGGGCAGTGCCTATTGTCTGAGGAGTGAGTACGAGAAGGCCCGCAAGTGCCTGCATCAG GCCGCCTCCATGGTGAACACCAAGGAGATTCCTCCTGAAGCCATCTTACTGGCTGTCTACCTGGAGCTGCAGAACG ggaACACACAGCTTGCCCTGCAGATCATCAAACGTAACCAGCTCCTCCCCTCAGTGCTCCAGGCGCCCTCTCCAGACACACGAAAGAAGCCTGTTCCCTCCTCCTTCCAGCCTGTCCAACCACCCATCCAGATGCCCTCACCCTTCACAACAGTCCAGCGCAAATGA
- the cnot10 gene encoding CCR4-NOT transcription complex subunit 10 isoform X4: protein MADNNTDQEKAIAANALEAFTAGNYEESLKHLGKLQELNKEDYKIALNKAIAEFYKSGQTTTCTLKQTLIAMKNQVHTSMEDIDGLDDVENSLLYYNQAIIHYHMRQYSEAIAIGERLYQFLEPFEEKFALAVCFLLVDLYLLTYQPEKALHLLAVLEKLSVQGNNKNGKGESVNSANKDGRNQKAEFIGMIEAAKSKMHQYKVRAYIQMKSSKACKREIKSVMNTAGNSASSLFLKSNFEYLRGNYRKAVKLLNSSNIAEHPGAIKTGECVRCMFWNNLGCIHFAMGKHNLGIFYFKKALQENDHTCAQLGDGGATGNGQCESTTGFNAIQSHRTVSRTQIKPRLGLKTKQFSGIPMCALLANKRYELLYNCGIQLLHIGRPLAAFDCLMDAVQVYHSNPGLWLRLAECCIAANKGSLEQDNKGLPSKKGIVQAIVGQGYHRKIILASQSTQNTIYSDGQSAAIPVASMEFAAICLRNGLVLLPDHQQQENKAENGSKTTSQSGSTESGSENSDACSGKGQEGDKFLSAAPSSPLRKQEVENLRCSLLACSAYVALVLGDNLMALNHAEKLLHQTKLSGSLKFLGHLYAAEALISLDRISEAIGHLNPENVTDVSMGVLSSEQDQGPDKGDLEPVESSGKQTPLCYPSTVSSARAIMLFNLGSAYCLRSEYEKARKCLHQAASMVNTKEIPPEAILLAVYLELQNGNTQLALQIIKRNQLLPSVLQAPSPDTRKKPVPSSFQPVQPPIQMPSPFTTVQRK from the exons ATGGCAGATAACAACACAG ACCAAGAAAAAGCAATAGCTGCAAATGCGTTGGAGGCGTTTACG GCTGGAAACTATGAGGAATCTTTGAAACATCTTGGGAAGCTGCAAGAGTTGAACAAGGAGGACTACAAGATTGCTTTGAATAAAGCAATAGCTGAATTCTACAAGAGTGGCCAAACCACCACATGCACCCTGAAGCAGACTCTTATTGCAATGAAAAACCAG GTTCACACTTCAATGGAGGATATTGATGGTTTGGATGATGTAGAAAACAGTCTTCTCTACTACAATCAAGCTATCATTCACTACCACATGAGACAGTACTCCGAAGCTATTGCTATTGGAGAGAGGCTGTACCAGTTTCTGGAGCCGTTTG AAGAGAAGTTTGCTCTGGCGGTCTGCTTCTTGCTGGTGGATCTGTACCTGCTAACGTACCAGCCAGAGAAGGCCCTCCATCTCCTTGCTGTGTTGGAGAAACTGTCTGTACAGGGAAACAACAAGAACGGCAAAGGGGAG AGTGTCAACAGCGCCAACAAAGATGGTCGGAACCAGAAGGCAGAGTTCATTGGCATGATCGAAGCGGCAAAATCCAAAATGCACCAG TACAAAGTGCGAGCGTACATTCAGATGAAGTCATCAAAGGCCTGCAAAAGGGAGATCAAGTCTGTGATGAACACAGCAGGGAAT TCTGCTTCCTCACTCTTCCTCAAGAGTAACTTTGAGTACCTGAGAGGAAACTACCGCAAAGCAGTGAAGCTCTTAAACAGCTCCAACATCGCAGAGCACCCTGGGGCCATCAAAACAG GTGAATGTGTGcgctgtatgttctggaacaatCTGGGTTGCATACACTTTGCCATGGGAAAACACAACCTAGGTATATTCTACTTCAAAAAGGCCCTGCAGGAGAACGACCACACGTGTGCACAGCTGGGGGACGGTGGGGCGACGGGGAACGGGCAATGTGAGTCAACAACTGGGTTTAACGCCATTCAAAGCCACAGGACAGTTTctcggacacagattaagcctcgtCTTGGACTTAAAA cTAAGCAGTTCTCGGGCATCCCCATGTGTGCGCTGCTAGCCAACAAGCGTTATGAGCTGCTGTATAACTGTGGGATCCAGCTGCTGCACATCGGCCGTCCCCTGGCGGCTTTCGACTGTCTGATGGATGCTGTGCAGGTGTACCACTCTAACCCTGGCCTCTGGTTACGGTTGGCTGAGTGCTGCATTGCTGCCAACAAGGGT AGCTTAGAACAAGACAACAAGGGTCTTCCGAGTAAAAAGGGTATCGTTCAGGCCATCGTTGGGCAGGGCTACCATCGCAAGATCATCCTGGCATCACAGTCCACCCAGAACACAATCTACAG tgATGGGCAGTCTGCAGCCATTCCGGTGGCCAGTATGGAGTTTGCAGCGATCTGTCTGAGGAACGGCCTGGTCCTCCTCCCTGATCACCAGCAGCAGGAGAACAAGGCAGAGAACGGCTCCAAGAcaaccagccagtcaggcagCACAGAGAGCGGCTCAGAGAACAGCGACGCCTGCAG TGGGAAGGGTCAAGAAGGAGACAAGTTCCTTTCTGCAGCACCATCTTCACCTCTGAGGAAACAGGAGGTTGAAAACCTCAG GTGTTCCCTCCTGGCCTGCAGTGCCTACGTGGCCCTGGTGTTAGGAGACAACCTGATGGCCCTGAACCATGCAGAGAAGCTCCTTCACCAGACCAAGCTGTCTGGATCACTCAA gttCCTGGGACACCTGTATGCTGCAGAGGCCCTCATATCCCTGGACCGGATCTCAGAGGCCATAGGTCACCTCAACCCAGAGAATGTCACTGATGTCTCCATGGGGGTGTTGTCCAGCGAGCAGGACCAAG GGCCAGATAAAGGGGATCTGGAGCCTGTCgagtcat CAGGGAAGCAGACTCCTCTGTGTTACCCCAGCACAGTGAGCTCAGCCCGGGCCATAATGCTGTTCAACCTGGGCAGTGCCTATTGTCTGAGGAGTGAGTACGAGAAGGCCCGCAAGTGCCTGCATCAG GCCGCCTCCATGGTGAACACCAAGGAGATTCCTCCTGAAGCCATCTTACTGGCTGTCTACCTGGAGCTGCAGAACG ggaACACACAGCTTGCCCTGCAGATCATCAAACGTAACCAGCTCCTCCCCTCAGTGCTCCAGGCGCCCTCTCCAGACACACGAAAGAAGCCTGTTCCCTCCTCCTTCCAGCCTGTCCAACCACCCATCCAGATGCCCTCACCCTTCACAACAGTCCAGCGCAAATGA